In Mytilus edulis chromosome 6, xbMytEdul2.2, whole genome shotgun sequence, the following proteins share a genomic window:
- the LOC139528570 gene encoding uncharacterized protein: protein MVFQKGNTHKFKGGNVPYNKKRKTVKQNKSDSYTSKYIRLTKEKHNLVVNDPYANPQEKSKRVCRAARLLRPMSDEVLLTKPIRKNAKKDKRPDYNSNRAICIYKMEEMWNAAFKEHQLRNPQCEGILLCDLGNEEKRGFGTRQQLICTKCDYKSKRYTLYEELESGKPGRKASKLDTAIHVGLSQSPIAYSGIQKIFLSGNILAPTTSSLQRRANTVMKQIEQINKQDMKRRRNDIVEINKLRGKENPHAISVQMDGMYNNPLYSGVGRTPFQPATQTIYTAAENETSKHNILALNIKNKLCSKHSSLDVDNDSGRLHEDCTDDCSANIPMVKSIGDEYTWARECLLDLKEDQLEIEHLVTDADSSAYKAAMDLHNEGINTVEPENFLDTRHLSDHVRKGAKSDKTLLKVMPATTKLKRQKLLNNFSVDLTERCNRELLLAYKFYAGDFCKVKNKISHTVDAIAYCYMGDHARCRKNSFACKGFQGSWLKGRPFLPNSFNISSCNENLDSLRKQINKRLGSKVLEKTRLNMNTNFVEGFNRCLRRSLPSNVTFKKNMSGRAHAAAHSVNNGPGESILELCSALHCDIPVGSSAYKALKNIQKTDILQKKHKQSVNYKVFRGEKRCKLYKLYEKLSEIIQYEKNMLMKADRGIKSSKSKHEDHPYVKNKKQKKISIRK from the exons ATGGTATTCCAAAAGGGAAATACACACAAATTCAAAGGTGGAAATGTTCCTTATAACAAGAAAAGAAAGACtgtgaaacaaaataaaagtgaCTCTTACACATCTAAGTACATTAGACTTACCAAAGAAAAACACAATTTAGTAGTGAATGATCCGTATGCTAATCCACAGGAGAAATCCAAAAGGGTGTGCCGTGCTGCAAGATTACTCCGTCCAATGAGTGATGAGGTGCTTCTTACCAAACCAATTAGGAAAAATGCTAAAAAGGACAAAAG acCGGATTACAATTCAAACAGAGCAATATGTATATACAAGATGGAGGAAATGTGGAATGCAGCATTTAAAGAACATCAATTGAGAAATCCACAGTGTGAAGGTATTCTGCTATGCGATTTAGGAAATGAAGAGAAAAGAGGCTTTGGAACGCGACAACAGCTAATATGCACAAAGTGTGATTACAAATCAAAGCGGTACACCCTGTATGAAGAATTGGAAAGTGGGAAACCTGGGAGAAAAGCATCAAAACTTGACACTGCAATTCATGTCGGCCTGAGTCAATCACCCATTGCTTATTCTGGTATACAAAAAATCTTCTTAAGTGGTAACATCTTGGCTCCAACAACATCTAGCCTACAAAGAAGAGCAAATACAGTCATGAAacaaattgaacaaattaataaacaggATATGAAAAGAAGAAGAAATGATATTGTAGAAATAAATAAGTTAAGAGGCAAGGAAAATCCACATGCTATAAGTGTTCAAATGGATGGAATGTACAATAATCCACTGTATTCTGGTGTAGGCCGCACTCCATTTCAACCGGcaacacaaacaatttatacGGCAGCTGAAAATGAAACATCAAAACACAATATATTAGcattaaatatcaaaaacaagcTCTGTTCCAAACATTCTAGTCTTGACGTAGACAATGACTCAGGCCGACTTCATGAAGATTGCACAGATGATTGCAGTGCAAATATACCCATGGTAAAAAGTATAGGAGATGAGTATACCTGGGCCAGGGAATGCCTCCTTGATTTAAAGGAAGACCAACTTGAAATTGAGCATTTAGTTACTGATGCAGACAGTTCTGCCTATAAAGCTGCCATGGACCTTCACAATGAGGGTATAAATACTGTTGAGCCAGAAAACTTTTTAGACACTAGACATCTTTCCGACCATGTACGTAAAGGAGCAAAGTCAGATAAAACTCTTTTAAAAGTGATGCCAGCTACAACAAaactaaaaagacaaaaacttttGAATAATTTCTCTGTTGATCTGACTGAGAGATGTAACAGAGAACTATTACTGGCCTATAAATTTTATGCTGGAGACTTTtgcaaagtaaaaaataaaatttctcacACTGTGGATGCCATAGCTTACTGCTACATGGGAGATCATGCCAGGTGCAGAAAAAACTCCTTTGCCTGTAAAGGATTTCAGGGATCGTGGTTAAAAGGCCGTCCTTTCTTACCAAATTCTTTTAATATAAGTAGCTGCAATGAGAATTTAGACTCGCTTCGGAAACAAATAAATAAGCGACTTGGTTCCAAAGTGCTTGAAAAGACACGGTTAAACATGAACACCAATTTTGTTGAGGGATTTAATAGGTGTTTAAGAAGATCATTACCTTCAAATGTTACTTTCAAGAAAAACATGTCTGGTCGTGCACATGCAGCAGCTCACAGCGTTAATAATGGTCCAGGGGAGTCTATATTAGAACTCTGTAGTGCTCTACACTGTGATATTCCAGTAGGCAGTAGTGCATACAAGGCtctgaaaaatattcaaaaaactgACATTTTGcagaaaaaacacaaacaaagtgTAAATTATAAAGTATTTCGAGGTGAAAAAAGGTGCAAGTTATACAAATTATATGAAAAACTCAGCGAAATAATCCAATATGAGAAGAATATGCTAATGAAAGCTGACCGCGGCATAAAatcatcaaaatcaaaacatgaaGACCACCCGTATGTTAAGAACAAGAAGCAGAAGAAGATTTCTattcgaaaataa